One Agelaius phoeniceus isolate bAgePho1 chromosome 8, bAgePho1.hap1, whole genome shotgun sequence genomic region harbors:
- the GPSM2 gene encoding G-protein-signaling modulator 2 isoform X4 yields MAEKDVLISMPEDRSFHVRYRMEASCLELALEGERLCKAGDCRAGVSFFEAAVQVGTEDLRTLSAIYSQLGNAYFYLQEYAKALEYHHHDLTLARTIGDQLGEAKASGNLGNTLKVLGNFEEAIVCCQRHLDISRELNDKVGEARALYNLGNVYHSKGKNVANAGTHDPGELPDDVKNALQKAAKYYEENLSIVKELGDRAAQGRAYGNLGNTHYLLGNFRSAVLAHEQRLLIAKEFGDRSAERRAYSNLGNAYIFLGEFETAAEYYRRTLQLARQLKDRAVEAQACYSLGNTYTLLQDYERAIDYHLKHLVIAQELHDKIGEGRACWSLGNAYTALGNHDQAIHFAERHLEISREVGDRSGELTARLNLSDLQMVLGLSYSTNNSMMAESHAVENSLNGGRPRGRRYSMENMELMKLTPEKKSSRETMADEGFFDLLSRFQSNRMDDQRCCFQEKNRLPAPSVATSSTPPKTMIKSFSTSAVSPHTDEFLELLASSQSRRLDEQRASLSQLPGLRQSQSQSQLPGLRQSQSQSQLPGLRQSQSQSQSQLPGLRQSQRHSRALLSQLGASTNGDLDDDFFDILIKCQGSRLDDQRCAPPGAAKGPTVPDEDFFSLILRSQAKRMDEQRVHLPSAVKGPNPS; encoded by the exons ATGGCGGAAAAGGATGTTTTGATAAGCATGCCTGAAGATCGCTCCTTTCACGTGCGATACAG GATGGAGGcttcctgcctggagctggctctggagggcgagcgcctgtgcaaggcaggaGATTGCCGGGCTGGCGTGTCTTTCTTtgaagctgctgtgcaggttggAACTGAAGATTTACGAACCCTGAGTGCTATTTACAGCCAGCTGGGCAATGCCTATTTCTACCTGCAGGAATATGCAAAGGCCTTGGAATATCATCACCACGATTTAACTCTTGCAAG GACAATTGGAGATCAACTGGGAGAAGCTAAAGCCAGTGGGAACCTGGGCAACACCTTAAAGGTACTTGGGAATTTTGAAGAAGCTATTGTTTGCTGTCAGAGACATCTGGATATTTCCAGAGAACTTAATGATAAG GTTGGAGAAGCAAGAGCACTGTATAATCTGGGAAATGTATATCACTCCAAAGGGAAAAATGTAGCTAATGCTGGAACCCATGATCCAGGGGAACTTCCAGATGATGTGAAAAATGCTTTACAGAAAGCTGCAAAGTATTATGA GGAAAACCTGTCAATAGTAAAAGAGCTGGGTGACAGAGCAGCACAAGGACGTGCCTATGGAAATCTGGGAAACACACACTATCTTCTGGGCAACTTCAGGAGTGCAGTTTTAGCCCATGAACAG cGTCTCCTCATTGCAAAAGAATTCGGTGATAGATCAGCAGAAAGAAGAGCATACAGCAACCTTGGAAATGCCTACATATTCCTGGGGGAATTTGAAACTGCTGCTGAGTACTACAG GAGGACACTGCAGCTGGCTCGGCAGCTGAAGGACAGAGCTGTGGAAGCACAGGCCTGCTACAGCCTGGGGAACACCTACACTCTGCTCCAGGACTATGAGAGAGCCATTGACTATCATCTCAAACACCTTGTGATTGCTCAGGAGCTACATGACAA AATTGGGGAAGGAAGAGCATGCTGGAGTTTAGGGAATGCTTATACTGCTCTGGGAAATCATGACCAAGCCATCCATTTTGCAGAAAGGCACCTGGAGATTTCAAGAGAG GTAGGAGACAGAAGTGGAGAACTCACTGCCAGACTGAATCTCTCAGATCTTCAAATGGTTCTTGGATTAAGCTACAGCACAAACAACTCCATGATGGCAGAAAGCCACGCAGTGGAAAACAGTTTGAATG GTGGCAGACCAAGAGGACGCCGTTACAGTATGGAGAACATGGAACTTATGAAATTAACACCAGAAAAG aaaAGCAGCCGTGAGACCATGGCAGATGAAGGGTTCTTTGATCTGCTGAGTCGGTTCCAGAGTAACAGGATGGATGATCAGAGGTGCTGCTTCCAGGAGAAGAACAGACTCCCAGCTCCTTCAGTGGCAACATCCTCTACGCCACCTAAAACGAtgataaaat CCTTTTCCACGTCGGCGGTGTCCCCGCACACGGACGagttcctggagctgctggcgaGTTCGCAGAGCCGGCGCCTGGACGAGCAGCGCGCCAGCCTGAGCCAGCTGCCCGGCctgaggcagagccagagccagagccagctgcCCGGCctgaggcagagccagagccagagccagctgcCCGGCctgaggcagagccagagccagagccag agccagctgcCCGGCCTGAGGCAGAGCCAGCGCCACAGCCGTGCCCTGCTGAGCCAGCTCGGGGCCAGCACCAACGGCGACCTGGATGACGACTTCTTTGACATATTGATCAAATGTCAG GGCTCCAGACTGGATGATCAGAGATGtgctcctccaggagctgccaaAGGCCCCACTGTACCAGATGAGGATTTTTTCAGCCTGATTTTGCGCTCACAAGCCAAGAGAATGGATGAGCAGAGAGTCCACCTACCCTCAGCTGTAAAGGGACCCAATCCCAGCTGA
- the GPSM2 gene encoding G-protein-signaling modulator 2 isoform X3, translated as MAEKDVLISMPEDRSFHVRYRMEASCLELALEGERLCKAGDCRAGVSFFEAAVQVGTEDLRTLSAIYSQLGNAYFYLQEYAKALEYHHHDLTLARTIGDQLGEAKASGNLGNTLKVLGNFEEAIVCCQRHLDISRELNDKVGEARALYNLGNVYHSKGKNVANAGTHDPGELPDDVKNALQKAAKYYEENLSIVKELGDRAAQGRAYGNLGNTHYLLGNFRSAVLAHEQRLLIAKEFGDRSAERRAYSNLGNAYIFLGEFETAAEYYRRTLQLARQLKDRAVEAQACYSLGNTYTLLQDYERAIDYHLKHLVIAQELHDKIGEGRACWSLGNAYTALGNHDQAIHFAERHLEISREVGDRSGELTARLNLSDLQMVLGLSYSTNNSMMAESHAVENSLNGGRPRGRRYSMENMELMKLTPEKVPNWNSEILVKQKPLVAKTSAKLHFVNRLKGKKYKNGTTSKVLQDASNAIDHRLPNSQRKSSRETMADEGFFDLLSRFQSNRMDDQRCCFQEKNRLPAPSVATSSTPPKTMIKSFSTSAVSPHTDEFLELLASSQSRRLDEQRASLSQLPGLRQSQSQSQLPGLRQSQRHSRALLSQLGASTNGDLDDDFFDILIKCQGSRLDDQRCAPPGAAKGPTVPDEDFFSLILRSQAKRMDEQRVHLPSAVKGPNPS; from the exons ATGGCGGAAAAGGATGTTTTGATAAGCATGCCTGAAGATCGCTCCTTTCACGTGCGATACAG GATGGAGGcttcctgcctggagctggctctggagggcgagcgcctgtgcaaggcaggaGATTGCCGGGCTGGCGTGTCTTTCTTtgaagctgctgtgcaggttggAACTGAAGATTTACGAACCCTGAGTGCTATTTACAGCCAGCTGGGCAATGCCTATTTCTACCTGCAGGAATATGCAAAGGCCTTGGAATATCATCACCACGATTTAACTCTTGCAAG GACAATTGGAGATCAACTGGGAGAAGCTAAAGCCAGTGGGAACCTGGGCAACACCTTAAAGGTACTTGGGAATTTTGAAGAAGCTATTGTTTGCTGTCAGAGACATCTGGATATTTCCAGAGAACTTAATGATAAG GTTGGAGAAGCAAGAGCACTGTATAATCTGGGAAATGTATATCACTCCAAAGGGAAAAATGTAGCTAATGCTGGAACCCATGATCCAGGGGAACTTCCAGATGATGTGAAAAATGCTTTACAGAAAGCTGCAAAGTATTATGA GGAAAACCTGTCAATAGTAAAAGAGCTGGGTGACAGAGCAGCACAAGGACGTGCCTATGGAAATCTGGGAAACACACACTATCTTCTGGGCAACTTCAGGAGTGCAGTTTTAGCCCATGAACAG cGTCTCCTCATTGCAAAAGAATTCGGTGATAGATCAGCAGAAAGAAGAGCATACAGCAACCTTGGAAATGCCTACATATTCCTGGGGGAATTTGAAACTGCTGCTGAGTACTACAG GAGGACACTGCAGCTGGCTCGGCAGCTGAAGGACAGAGCTGTGGAAGCACAGGCCTGCTACAGCCTGGGGAACACCTACACTCTGCTCCAGGACTATGAGAGAGCCATTGACTATCATCTCAAACACCTTGTGATTGCTCAGGAGCTACATGACAA AATTGGGGAAGGAAGAGCATGCTGGAGTTTAGGGAATGCTTATACTGCTCTGGGAAATCATGACCAAGCCATCCATTTTGCAGAAAGGCACCTGGAGATTTCAAGAGAG GTAGGAGACAGAAGTGGAGAACTCACTGCCAGACTGAATCTCTCAGATCTTCAAATGGTTCTTGGATTAAGCTACAGCACAAACAACTCCATGATGGCAGAAAGCCACGCAGTGGAAAACAGTTTGAATG GTGGCAGACCAAGAGGACGCCGTTACAGTATGGAGAACATGGAACTTATGAAATTAACACCAGAAAAG GTTCCAAACTGGAACAGTGAGATTCTTGTTAAACAGAAACCACTGGTTGCCAAAACTTCAGCAAAACTTCATTTTGTAAATCGACTAAAAGGCAAAAAGTACAAAAACGGCACCACCTCCAAAGTTTTGCAGGATGCCAGTAATGCCATTGATCATCGACTTCCAAACTCTCAGAGG aaaAGCAGCCGTGAGACCATGGCAGATGAAGGGTTCTTTGATCTGCTGAGTCGGTTCCAGAGTAACAGGATGGATGATCAGAGGTGCTGCTTCCAGGAGAAGAACAGACTCCCAGCTCCTTCAGTGGCAACATCCTCTACGCCACCTAAAACGAtgataaaat CCTTTTCCACGTCGGCGGTGTCCCCGCACACGGACGagttcctggagctgctggcgaGTTCGCAGAGCCGGCGCCTGGACGAGCAGCGCGCCAGCCTGAGCCAGCTGCCCGGCctgaggcagagccagagccagagccagctgcCCGGCctgag GCAGAGCCAGCGCCACAGCCGTGCCCTGCTGAGCCAGCTCGGGGCCAGCACCAACGGCGACCTGGATGACGACTTCTTTGACATATTGATCAAATGTCAG GGCTCCAGACTGGATGATCAGAGATGtgctcctccaggagctgccaaAGGCCCCACTGTACCAGATGAGGATTTTTTCAGCCTGATTTTGCGCTCACAAGCCAAGAGAATGGATGAGCAGAGAGTCCACCTACCCTCAGCTGTAAAGGGACCCAATCCCAGCTGA
- the GPSM2 gene encoding G-protein-signaling modulator 2 isoform X1, with the protein MAEKDVLISMPEDRSFHVRYRMEASCLELALEGERLCKAGDCRAGVSFFEAAVQVGTEDLRTLSAIYSQLGNAYFYLQEYAKALEYHHHDLTLARTIGDQLGEAKASGNLGNTLKVLGNFEEAIVCCQRHLDISRELNDKVGEARALYNLGNVYHSKGKNVANAGTHDPGELPDDVKNALQKAAKYYEENLSIVKELGDRAAQGRAYGNLGNTHYLLGNFRSAVLAHEQRLLIAKEFGDRSAERRAYSNLGNAYIFLGEFETAAEYYRRTLQLARQLKDRAVEAQACYSLGNTYTLLQDYERAIDYHLKHLVIAQELHDKIGEGRACWSLGNAYTALGNHDQAIHFAERHLEISREVGDRSGELTARLNLSDLQMVLGLSYSTNNSMMAESHAVENSLNGGRPRGRRYSMENMELMKLTPEKVPNWNSEILVKQKPLVAKTSAKLHFVNRLKGKKYKNGTTSKVLQDASNAIDHRLPNSQRKSSRETMADEGFFDLLSRFQSNRMDDQRCCFQEKNRLPAPSVATSSTPPKTMIKSFSTSAVSPHTDEFLELLASSQSRRLDEQRASLSQLPGLRQSQSQSQLPGLRQSQSQSQLPGLRQSQSQSQSQLPGLRQSQRHSRALLSQLGASTNGDLDDDFFDILIKCQGSRLDDQRCAPPGAAKGPTVPDEDFFSLILRSQAKRMDEQRVHLPSAVKGPNPS; encoded by the exons ATGGCGGAAAAGGATGTTTTGATAAGCATGCCTGAAGATCGCTCCTTTCACGTGCGATACAG GATGGAGGcttcctgcctggagctggctctggagggcgagcgcctgtgcaaggcaggaGATTGCCGGGCTGGCGTGTCTTTCTTtgaagctgctgtgcaggttggAACTGAAGATTTACGAACCCTGAGTGCTATTTACAGCCAGCTGGGCAATGCCTATTTCTACCTGCAGGAATATGCAAAGGCCTTGGAATATCATCACCACGATTTAACTCTTGCAAG GACAATTGGAGATCAACTGGGAGAAGCTAAAGCCAGTGGGAACCTGGGCAACACCTTAAAGGTACTTGGGAATTTTGAAGAAGCTATTGTTTGCTGTCAGAGACATCTGGATATTTCCAGAGAACTTAATGATAAG GTTGGAGAAGCAAGAGCACTGTATAATCTGGGAAATGTATATCACTCCAAAGGGAAAAATGTAGCTAATGCTGGAACCCATGATCCAGGGGAACTTCCAGATGATGTGAAAAATGCTTTACAGAAAGCTGCAAAGTATTATGA GGAAAACCTGTCAATAGTAAAAGAGCTGGGTGACAGAGCAGCACAAGGACGTGCCTATGGAAATCTGGGAAACACACACTATCTTCTGGGCAACTTCAGGAGTGCAGTTTTAGCCCATGAACAG cGTCTCCTCATTGCAAAAGAATTCGGTGATAGATCAGCAGAAAGAAGAGCATACAGCAACCTTGGAAATGCCTACATATTCCTGGGGGAATTTGAAACTGCTGCTGAGTACTACAG GAGGACACTGCAGCTGGCTCGGCAGCTGAAGGACAGAGCTGTGGAAGCACAGGCCTGCTACAGCCTGGGGAACACCTACACTCTGCTCCAGGACTATGAGAGAGCCATTGACTATCATCTCAAACACCTTGTGATTGCTCAGGAGCTACATGACAA AATTGGGGAAGGAAGAGCATGCTGGAGTTTAGGGAATGCTTATACTGCTCTGGGAAATCATGACCAAGCCATCCATTTTGCAGAAAGGCACCTGGAGATTTCAAGAGAG GTAGGAGACAGAAGTGGAGAACTCACTGCCAGACTGAATCTCTCAGATCTTCAAATGGTTCTTGGATTAAGCTACAGCACAAACAACTCCATGATGGCAGAAAGCCACGCAGTGGAAAACAGTTTGAATG GTGGCAGACCAAGAGGACGCCGTTACAGTATGGAGAACATGGAACTTATGAAATTAACACCAGAAAAG GTTCCAAACTGGAACAGTGAGATTCTTGTTAAACAGAAACCACTGGTTGCCAAAACTTCAGCAAAACTTCATTTTGTAAATCGACTAAAAGGCAAAAAGTACAAAAACGGCACCACCTCCAAAGTTTTGCAGGATGCCAGTAATGCCATTGATCATCGACTTCCAAACTCTCAGAGG aaaAGCAGCCGTGAGACCATGGCAGATGAAGGGTTCTTTGATCTGCTGAGTCGGTTCCAGAGTAACAGGATGGATGATCAGAGGTGCTGCTTCCAGGAGAAGAACAGACTCCCAGCTCCTTCAGTGGCAACATCCTCTACGCCACCTAAAACGAtgataaaat CCTTTTCCACGTCGGCGGTGTCCCCGCACACGGACGagttcctggagctgctggcgaGTTCGCAGAGCCGGCGCCTGGACGAGCAGCGCGCCAGCCTGAGCCAGCTGCCCGGCctgaggcagagccagagccagagccagctgcCCGGCctgaggcagagccagagccagagccagctgcCCGGCctgaggcagagccagagccagagccag agccagctgcCCGGCCTGAGGCAGAGCCAGCGCCACAGCCGTGCCCTGCTGAGCCAGCTCGGGGCCAGCACCAACGGCGACCTGGATGACGACTTCTTTGACATATTGATCAAATGTCAG GGCTCCAGACTGGATGATCAGAGATGtgctcctccaggagctgccaaAGGCCCCACTGTACCAGATGAGGATTTTTTCAGCCTGATTTTGCGCTCACAAGCCAAGAGAATGGATGAGCAGAGAGTCCACCTACCCTCAGCTGTAAAGGGACCCAATCCCAGCTGA
- the GPSM2 gene encoding G-protein-signaling modulator 2 isoform X2: MAEKDVLISMPEDRSFHVRYRMEASCLELALEGERLCKAGDCRAGVSFFEAAVQVGTEDLRTLSAIYSQLGNAYFYLQEYAKALEYHHHDLTLARTIGDQLGEAKASGNLGNTLKVLGNFEEAIVCCQRHLDISRELNDKVGEARALYNLGNVYHSKGKNVANAGTHDPGELPDDVKNALQKAAKYYEENLSIVKELGDRAAQGRAYGNLGNTHYLLGNFRSAVLAHEQRLLIAKEFGDRSAERRAYSNLGNAYIFLGEFETAAEYYRRTLQLARQLKDRAVEAQACYSLGNTYTLLQDYERAIDYHLKHLVIAQELHDKIGEGRACWSLGNAYTALGNHDQAIHFAERHLEISREVGDRSGELTARLNLSDLQMVLGLSYSTNNSMMAESHAVENSLNGGRPRGRRYSMENMELMKLTPEKVPNWNSEILVKQKPLVAKTSAKLHFVNRLKGKKYKNGTTSKVLQDASNAIDHRLPNSQRKSSRETMADEGFFDLLSRFQSNRMDDQRCCFQEKNRLPAPSVATSSTPPKTMIKSFSTSAVSPHTDEFLELLASSQSRRLDEQRASLSQLPGLRQSQSQSQLPGLRQSQSQSQLPGLRQSQSQSQLPGLRQSQRHSRALLSQLGASTNGDLDDDFFDILIKCQGSRLDDQRCAPPGAAKGPTVPDEDFFSLILRSQAKRMDEQRVHLPSAVKGPNPS; encoded by the exons ATGGCGGAAAAGGATGTTTTGATAAGCATGCCTGAAGATCGCTCCTTTCACGTGCGATACAG GATGGAGGcttcctgcctggagctggctctggagggcgagcgcctgtgcaaggcaggaGATTGCCGGGCTGGCGTGTCTTTCTTtgaagctgctgtgcaggttggAACTGAAGATTTACGAACCCTGAGTGCTATTTACAGCCAGCTGGGCAATGCCTATTTCTACCTGCAGGAATATGCAAAGGCCTTGGAATATCATCACCACGATTTAACTCTTGCAAG GACAATTGGAGATCAACTGGGAGAAGCTAAAGCCAGTGGGAACCTGGGCAACACCTTAAAGGTACTTGGGAATTTTGAAGAAGCTATTGTTTGCTGTCAGAGACATCTGGATATTTCCAGAGAACTTAATGATAAG GTTGGAGAAGCAAGAGCACTGTATAATCTGGGAAATGTATATCACTCCAAAGGGAAAAATGTAGCTAATGCTGGAACCCATGATCCAGGGGAACTTCCAGATGATGTGAAAAATGCTTTACAGAAAGCTGCAAAGTATTATGA GGAAAACCTGTCAATAGTAAAAGAGCTGGGTGACAGAGCAGCACAAGGACGTGCCTATGGAAATCTGGGAAACACACACTATCTTCTGGGCAACTTCAGGAGTGCAGTTTTAGCCCATGAACAG cGTCTCCTCATTGCAAAAGAATTCGGTGATAGATCAGCAGAAAGAAGAGCATACAGCAACCTTGGAAATGCCTACATATTCCTGGGGGAATTTGAAACTGCTGCTGAGTACTACAG GAGGACACTGCAGCTGGCTCGGCAGCTGAAGGACAGAGCTGTGGAAGCACAGGCCTGCTACAGCCTGGGGAACACCTACACTCTGCTCCAGGACTATGAGAGAGCCATTGACTATCATCTCAAACACCTTGTGATTGCTCAGGAGCTACATGACAA AATTGGGGAAGGAAGAGCATGCTGGAGTTTAGGGAATGCTTATACTGCTCTGGGAAATCATGACCAAGCCATCCATTTTGCAGAAAGGCACCTGGAGATTTCAAGAGAG GTAGGAGACAGAAGTGGAGAACTCACTGCCAGACTGAATCTCTCAGATCTTCAAATGGTTCTTGGATTAAGCTACAGCACAAACAACTCCATGATGGCAGAAAGCCACGCAGTGGAAAACAGTTTGAATG GTGGCAGACCAAGAGGACGCCGTTACAGTATGGAGAACATGGAACTTATGAAATTAACACCAGAAAAG GTTCCAAACTGGAACAGTGAGATTCTTGTTAAACAGAAACCACTGGTTGCCAAAACTTCAGCAAAACTTCATTTTGTAAATCGACTAAAAGGCAAAAAGTACAAAAACGGCACCACCTCCAAAGTTTTGCAGGATGCCAGTAATGCCATTGATCATCGACTTCCAAACTCTCAGAGG aaaAGCAGCCGTGAGACCATGGCAGATGAAGGGTTCTTTGATCTGCTGAGTCGGTTCCAGAGTAACAGGATGGATGATCAGAGGTGCTGCTTCCAGGAGAAGAACAGACTCCCAGCTCCTTCAGTGGCAACATCCTCTACGCCACCTAAAACGAtgataaaat CCTTTTCCACGTCGGCGGTGTCCCCGCACACGGACGagttcctggagctgctggcgaGTTCGCAGAGCCGGCGCCTGGACGAGCAGCGCGCCAGCCTGAGCCAGCTGCCCGGCctgaggcagagccagagccagagccagctgcCCGGCctgaggcagagccagagccagagccagctgcCCGGCctgaggcagagccagagccagagccagctgcCCGGCCTGAG GCAGAGCCAGCGCCACAGCCGTGCCCTGCTGAGCCAGCTCGGGGCCAGCACCAACGGCGACCTGGATGACGACTTCTTTGACATATTGATCAAATGTCAG GGCTCCAGACTGGATGATCAGAGATGtgctcctccaggagctgccaaAGGCCCCACTGTACCAGATGAGGATTTTTTCAGCCTGATTTTGCGCTCACAAGCCAAGAGAATGGATGAGCAGAGAGTCCACCTACCCTCAGCTGTAAAGGGACCCAATCCCAGCTGA